A genomic region of Pyramidobacter porci contains the following coding sequences:
- the sdaAB gene encoding L-serine ammonia-lyase, iron-sulfur-dependent subunit beta, with amino-acid sequence MSLLDIVGPVMIGPSSSHTAGAVRIGMLARRLWGWKRPLRSAKLFLRGSFAATYWGHGTDRGLVAGLLRMQPDDLRIPRSFEVARAEGLDFSFDTEEIDGAHPNSVRVVMSDGAERCEVVGASIGGGAVELRAVDGFPMVVPFDQPALIVMHRDQPGVVSAITGEFYRLGLNVARMEMERRVRGGMAVFVFVLDGAVPADLDERIRTIVPACQRVILLKSAEEGASA; translated from the coding sequence ATGTCGTTACTGGATATTGTCGGCCCGGTGATGATCGGGCCGTCTTCGAGCCATACCGCCGGCGCCGTCAGGATCGGCATGCTGGCGCGCCGCCTCTGGGGCTGGAAGCGGCCGCTGCGTTCCGCCAAACTGTTCCTGCGCGGCTCTTTCGCCGCCACCTATTGGGGGCACGGCACTGACCGCGGGCTGGTGGCCGGCCTGCTGCGCATGCAGCCCGACGATCTGCGCATTCCCCGATCGTTTGAAGTCGCCCGCGCGGAAGGGCTGGATTTTTCTTTCGACACGGAAGAGATCGACGGCGCGCATCCCAATTCCGTGCGCGTCGTCATGTCGGACGGCGCGGAACGGTGCGAGGTCGTCGGCGCGTCCATCGGCGGCGGCGCCGTGGAGCTGCGCGCCGTCGACGGTTTTCCCATGGTCGTGCCGTTCGACCAGCCGGCGCTGATCGTCATGCACCGCGACCAGCCGGGCGTCGTTTCGGCCATTACCGGCGAGTTTTACCGCCTCGGGCTCAACGTGGCGCGCATGGAGATGGAGCGCCGCGTGCGCGGCGGCATGGCCGTTTTCGTGTTCGTTCTCGACGGTGCCGTTCCCGCCGATCTGGACGAGCGGATCCGGACGATCGTTCCCGCCTGCCAGCGCGTGATCCTGTTGAAAAGCGCCGAGGAAGGAGCTTCCGCATGA